The genomic region TGATTCAAAAATGGGCTTTTGATTTATTGCTTAGTTTCCATACACAGCAAAGTTATTATTTTAAAAACGAAGAAGCGCGAATCCATTCACAAGCTAAGCAGGTTAACTTAGGTGCATTACTTATATTTGCAAATGAATTGAATGAATTAAAAAAAATTGCATCTCACCCCATTAATCAAGAACTTCAATTGCAAAATATTTTTATTAAATATAAACAGATTTTCGAGCCGTCATGACTAGTTTTGTTGATTCTCATTGCCATATTAATTTCCCAGAGCTTTACGCAAATATAGATACTATTTTTTCTAAAATGGTGTCTAATAAAGTCACACATGCCTTATGTGTGAGCGTAACTTTAGATAAGTTTCCTGATATTTTTAAAATAGCAAATACCTACCCACATATTTTTGCTTCCGTAGGTGTCCATCCTGATTATGAGGACATTGTGGAGCCTACCGTTGAAGAGTTGTGCCGATACGCTAAAGAGAAAAAGGTGGTAGCTATTGGCGAAACTGGACTTGATTACTTCAGAGTCCAGGGTGATCTTACATGGCAAAGAGATCGTTTCAAAACGCACATTCAAGCTGCTATTCAATCAAATTTACCCCTTATTATTCATACACGAAATGCTGCAGAAGACACTTTAAAAATTATGAGAGAAGAGGGCGCTGATAAAGTAGGTGGCGTGATGCACTGTTTTACAGAGTCGCTTGATGTAGCGTTAGAAGCTATTAAGCTTAATTTTTATATTTCATTTTCAGGCATTGTGACCTTTAAGAATGCCACTGAACTGAAGGAGGTTGCAAAATCTATTCCTCTTGATCGCATCCTTATCGAAACTGATTCACCTTATTTAGCGCCTGTGCCTTATCGAGGAAAAATAAATGATCCATCAAATGTAATTCATGTGGCAGAAGAAATAGCGAGACTAAAAAATATTTCAGTGGAAGAAGTGGGTCAAGCTACAACCAATAATTTCTTTAAGCTTTTTTCGAAATGCAGCCAACCGAATTAACAATACTCGGCGCTGGCTCAAGTGCGGGCACACCGGTAGTCGGATGTCATTGTCAGACTT from Candidatus Methylopumilus universalis harbors:
- a CDS encoding TatD family hydrolase, with product MTSFVDSHCHINFPELYANIDTIFSKMVSNKVTHALCVSVTLDKFPDIFKIANTYPHIFASVGVHPDYEDIVEPTVEELCRYAKEKKVVAIGETGLDYFRVQGDLTWQRDRFKTHIQAAIQSNLPLIIHTRNAAEDTLKIMREEGADKVGGVMHCFTESLDVALEAIKLNFYISFSGIVTFKNATELKEVAKSIPLDRILIETDSPYLAPVPYRGKINDPSNVIHVAEEIARLKNISVEEVGQATTNNFFKLFSKCSQPN